One window from the genome of Salisaeta longa DSM 21114 encodes:
- a CDS encoding glycosyltransferase has protein sequence MPPPDVSIIIPCYNGAATLPAQLQALQQQVGAQPFEVIVADNGSTDHTAAVVRRFQTSVPVRRVDASAKRGAAYARNAAARSTQAPYLLFCDADDVAGKDWVASMHAALRSGASFVAGALDFERLNPSWVIGDRAQTQRNSLQGKQPFVFAASSNMGITRAAFDAVHGFQEALQALEDVDFCWRLQQHGIPLTFVPGATMHMRCRTTLWSTFQQAHRYAKHYKQLRVQYGIEDAARQPAYRDKFRKSVRWYARKLLKEVRSRAALHRWMWRVGWSMGTVRGLRAIQRRGATG, from the coding sequence ATGCCTCCACCTGATGTCTCCATCATCATACCGTGTTACAACGGAGCCGCCACGCTGCCCGCTCAACTCCAGGCGTTGCAGCAGCAGGTTGGCGCGCAGCCCTTCGAAGTGATCGTTGCCGACAACGGATCTACCGATCACACCGCGGCGGTCGTCCGGCGGTTTCAGACGTCGGTGCCCGTCCGCCGCGTGGATGCATCGGCGAAGCGCGGCGCCGCGTATGCGCGCAACGCCGCCGCCCGCAGCACCCAGGCCCCCTATCTGCTGTTCTGTGATGCCGACGACGTCGCCGGTAAAGACTGGGTGGCATCGATGCATGCAGCGCTCCGGTCGGGGGCGTCGTTTGTGGCCGGAGCCCTCGACTTTGAGCGGCTCAACCCGTCATGGGTGATCGGCGATCGTGCGCAAACGCAGCGCAACAGCCTGCAAGGAAAACAACCGTTCGTGTTTGCTGCAAGCAGCAACATGGGCATCACGCGGGCCGCCTTCGATGCGGTGCACGGCTTCCAAGAGGCATTGCAGGCGCTTGAGGATGTCGACTTTTGCTGGCGTTTGCAACAGCACGGCATTCCGTTGACGTTCGTGCCAGGTGCCACCATGCACATGCGGTGCCGAACCACGCTCTGGTCTACCTTCCAGCAGGCCCATCGGTATGCCAAGCACTACAAGCAACTGCGGGTTCAGTATGGTATTGAGGATGCAGCGCGCCAGCCGGCGTATCGGGATAAGTTCCGAAAAAGCGTGCGCTGGTACGCACGGAAGCTCCTCAAAGAGGTGCGATCGCGCGCCGCGCTGCATCGGTGGATGTGGCGTGTGGGGTGGTCGATGGGCACCGTGCGCGGACTGCGCGCCATTCAGCGACGCGGCGCCACGGGTTGA
- a CDS encoding ROK family protein, with protein sequence MPALSMETNDPLIVGVDLGGTNIEAAVVRGGTVLASKKKKTKAKRGVDTVLDRIAETVTKAIDRLDGDASAIEALCIGAPGAVDPQTGVVLSAPNLDWHEVPLGEALHERLDMPVMVSNDVNIGVVGEHVYGAGKGALHMVGIFVGSGIGGGVVIDGTLHSGWRGAAGEIGHMVVKPHGRVCGCGREGCVEAYASKTAMEKIIREEQARGRATEVFDIMDAKGKEKLTSSVIEAALDAEDPLMEEAMQQAQYYLGLLTANLVNVLDPEVVVYGGGVVERLGAPFLEPIARTARAHYLQRRGAEDIRIVPAALGDDAGPVGAAVLAQRRMQAAIGS encoded by the coding sequence ATGCCCGCGCTTTCCATGGAAACGAATGATCCGCTAATCGTAGGCGTCGACCTTGGCGGCACCAACATTGAGGCCGCGGTCGTCCGTGGCGGGACGGTGCTCGCGTCCAAAAAGAAAAAGACGAAGGCCAAGCGCGGCGTCGACACCGTCCTCGACCGCATCGCCGAAACGGTGACGAAAGCCATCGACCGGCTGGACGGCGACGCGTCGGCCATTGAGGCGTTGTGCATTGGCGCGCCGGGGGCCGTCGATCCGCAAACGGGGGTCGTGCTCTCGGCGCCCAACCTGGACTGGCACGAGGTGCCGCTGGGCGAGGCGCTGCACGAGCGGCTGGACATGCCCGTGATGGTGTCTAACGACGTAAACATCGGCGTGGTGGGCGAGCACGTGTACGGTGCCGGCAAAGGCGCGCTGCACATGGTCGGGATTTTTGTGGGCAGCGGCATTGGCGGGGGCGTCGTCATCGACGGCACCTTGCACAGCGGATGGCGGGGCGCGGCCGGCGAGATTGGGCATATGGTGGTGAAGCCGCACGGGCGCGTGTGCGGCTGTGGGCGCGAGGGCTGCGTGGAGGCCTACGCGAGCAAAACGGCGATGGAGAAGATCATTCGCGAGGAGCAAGCGCGGGGGCGCGCCACCGAGGTGTTCGACATCATGGACGCGAAGGGGAAGGAAAAGCTCACGAGCAGCGTCATTGAGGCCGCGCTCGACGCTGAAGATCCGCTCATGGAAGAGGCCATGCAGCAAGCGCAGTACTACCTGGGGCTGCTAACGGCCAACCTGGTCAACGTGCTCGACCCCGAGGTAGTCGTCTACGGCGGAGGCGTGGTGGAGCGCCTCGGCGCGCCCTTCTTGGAGCCGATTGCGCGCACCGCGCGGGCGCATTACCTCCAGCGGCGCGGGGCCGAAGACATCCGCATCGTTCCGGCGGCCCTTGGCGACGACGCAGGTCCGGTGGGCGCCGCGGTCCTTGCGCAGCGGCGGATGCAAGCGGCCATCGGGTCGTGA
- a CDS encoding asparagine--tRNA ligase → MADAPIEDFTRIDALSEHEDETVTLKGWLHNKRGSKNLYFLILRDGSGFVQCVVSNDAVSDDAWAVADDASQEAALAVTGTVAADERAPGGYEMQVSDLSLIGASGDYPITPKEHGIGFLMERRHLWLRSESQWAVLRIRNHIIQSIHRFYQDRGFIQTDAPILTGNAVEGTSTLFELDYFEDEKAYLTQSGQLHGEAMAMAFGKIYTFGPTFRAEKSKTRRHLSEFWMIEPEMAFYDLDMNMRLAEDFVSHIVQDVLAHCTTELEALERDTTALEQVKAPFPRLSYDEAVELLRSEKTAALIDDRMAALKEEKATLEEEKAANASERGQAKKWRKRQIDAREIEINKRVDEIEEALRNLPDWKTSAQTFEWGADFGGSDETVLTWHFDRPIIVHRFPAKIKAFYMKRDPADDRLALGLDVLAPEGYGEIVGGGERATDLDYLKEQIAAHDLPEDVFDWYLDLRTFGSVPHSGFGLGLERTVAWITGREHVRETIPFPRTMGRLHP, encoded by the coding sequence ATGGCCGACGCACCGATTGAAGATTTTACGCGCATCGACGCCCTGTCTGAACATGAGGACGAGACGGTTACGCTGAAAGGCTGGCTGCACAACAAGCGCGGGTCGAAGAATCTCTACTTCCTCATCTTGCGCGACGGTTCGGGGTTTGTGCAATGCGTGGTGAGCAACGACGCCGTGTCGGACGACGCCTGGGCCGTGGCCGACGACGCGAGTCAGGAGGCGGCGCTGGCGGTTACGGGCACCGTAGCGGCCGATGAGCGGGCGCCGGGCGGGTACGAGATGCAGGTGAGCGACCTGTCGTTGATCGGGGCGTCGGGCGATTATCCGATCACGCCGAAGGAGCACGGCATCGGCTTTTTGATGGAGCGCCGGCACCTGTGGCTGCGCAGCGAGAGCCAGTGGGCCGTGCTGCGCATCCGCAACCACATCATCCAGTCGATCCACCGGTTTTACCAGGACCGCGGGTTTATCCAGACCGACGCGCCCATCCTGACGGGCAACGCGGTGGAGGGTACGTCGACCTTGTTTGAGCTGGATTACTTCGAAGACGAGAAGGCGTACCTCACGCAAAGCGGCCAGTTGCACGGGGAGGCGATGGCCATGGCCTTCGGCAAGATCTACACCTTTGGCCCCACCTTCCGCGCAGAGAAATCGAAGACGCGACGCCACCTCAGCGAGTTCTGGATGATTGAGCCCGAGATGGCGTTCTACGATCTGGACATGAACATGCGATTGGCCGAAGACTTCGTCTCGCACATCGTTCAGGATGTGCTGGCCCACTGCACGACGGAGCTGGAGGCGCTGGAGCGCGACACCACCGCGCTGGAACAGGTGAAGGCTCCCTTCCCGCGGCTCAGCTACGACGAGGCGGTGGAGCTGCTACGCAGCGAGAAGACGGCAGCGCTCATCGACGACCGGATGGCCGCCCTCAAAGAGGAAAAAGCGACGCTCGAAGAGGAAAAGGCGGCGAACGCCAGCGAGCGCGGACAAGCCAAGAAGTGGCGCAAGCGGCAGATTGACGCCCGCGAAATTGAAATCAACAAGCGCGTGGACGAGATCGAGGAGGCGCTGCGTAACCTGCCCGACTGGAAGACCTCGGCGCAGACCTTCGAGTGGGGGGCAGACTTTGGCGGGTCGGACGAAACGGTGCTGACGTGGCACTTCGACCGCCCGATCATCGTCCACCGCTTCCCTGCGAAGATCAAGGCCTTCTACATGAAGCGTGACCCCGCAGATGATCGGTTGGCGCTGGGGCTGGACGTGTTGGCGCCAGAAGGCTACGGAGAGATTGTGGGCGGCGGCGAGCGGGCCACCGACCTGGACTACCTCAAGGAGCAGATTGCGGCCCACGACCTGCCGGAAGACGTGTTTGACTGGTACTTGGACCTCCGTACGTTTGGCTCGGTGCCCCACAGCGGCTTTGGGTTGGGTCTGGAGCGCACCGTGGCGTGGATTACCGGTCGTGAGCACGTGCGCGAGACGATTCCCTTCCCACGGACGATGGGGCGCCTGCATCCGTAA
- the pckA gene encoding phosphoenolpyruvate carboxykinase (ATP), whose product MKAPTHVTNHLEALGLRPATVHYNLTPPALYEHALARTEGRLAANGPLVTRTDPYTGRSPKDRFIVKDARNADSIHWGTVNQPTDAATFEALQARMVDYAAQRDLFVQDLYAGWDDTYRLPVRIITEKAWHSLFAYNMFVRPEGPPADFEPGFTVLDLCGFTADPARDNTNSEAAIFVNMADELVLIGGTHYAGEIKKSIFSVLNYRLTEHDVLPMHCSANKGDSDDTAVFFGLSGTGKTTLSADASRTLIGDDEHGWSTDGVFNFEGGCYAKMIDLTREGEPEIYSTTERFGTILENVIIDEETREPDFTDDAITRNTRGSYPLHYIPNASDTGQGGHPQTVIFLTYDAFGVLPPIARLTPEQAMYHFLSGYTAKVAGTERGVSAPKATFSTCFGEPFMVRHPSVYAEMLGDRIREHDAQCWLVNTGITGGPYGTGHRVALAHTRRMVDAALRGALDATDTTPHPFFGVGIPHSVDGVPSDILNPRNTWEDPAAYDDQARTLAEMFVNNFAQYEDYVSEAVRDAAPTVQASAVDA is encoded by the coding sequence ATGAAAGCACCCACGCACGTCACGAATCATCTGGAAGCTCTAGGACTCCGTCCCGCAACGGTCCACTACAACCTCACGCCGCCCGCGCTGTACGAGCACGCATTGGCGCGCACGGAGGGCCGACTGGCCGCCAATGGGCCGCTGGTGACCCGCACCGATCCATACACCGGGCGTAGCCCCAAGGATCGGTTTATCGTGAAGGATGCCCGCAACGCCGACTCGATTCACTGGGGCACGGTGAATCAGCCAACCGACGCGGCCACCTTTGAGGCCCTGCAGGCGCGCATGGTCGACTACGCCGCGCAGCGCGACCTCTTTGTGCAGGACCTGTATGCCGGCTGGGATGACACCTACCGCCTGCCGGTGCGCATTATCACCGAGAAGGCCTGGCACAGCTTGTTTGCCTACAACATGTTTGTGCGCCCCGAGGGGCCGCCCGCCGACTTCGAGCCGGGCTTTACCGTCCTCGACCTCTGCGGCTTTACCGCCGATCCCGCCCGCGACAACACCAACTCCGAAGCGGCCATCTTCGTGAACATGGCCGACGAGCTGGTGCTCATTGGCGGCACGCACTATGCCGGCGAAATTAAGAAGTCGATCTTTTCGGTGCTCAACTACCGCCTCACCGAGCACGACGTGCTGCCGATGCACTGCTCGGCCAACAAGGGCGACAGCGACGACACGGCGGTCTTCTTCGGACTCTCGGGTACCGGCAAGACGACGCTCTCGGCGGATGCCAGCCGCACGCTGATTGGCGATGACGAACACGGATGGAGCACCGACGGCGTCTTCAACTTCGAGGGCGGCTGCTATGCCAAGATGATCGACCTGACGCGCGAGGGCGAGCCCGAAATCTACAGCACCACCGAACGCTTCGGGACGATCCTGGAGAACGTGATCATCGATGAGGAAACGCGCGAACCCGACTTCACCGACGACGCGATCACGCGCAACACGCGCGGCTCCTATCCGCTCCACTACATCCCCAACGCCTCGGACACCGGGCAGGGCGGCCATCCGCAAACGGTGATCTTTTTGACGTACGATGCGTTTGGCGTGCTGCCGCCCATCGCGCGGCTCACCCCCGAACAAGCCATGTACCACTTCCTGAGCGGATACACCGCCAAGGTCGCCGGTACCGAGCGCGGCGTCTCGGCCCCCAAGGCCACCTTTAGCACGTGCTTCGGCGAGCCGTTCATGGTGCGCCACCCGTCGGTGTACGCCGAGATGTTGGGCGATCGTATCCGCGAGCACGACGCACAGTGCTGGCTGGTAAACACCGGCATCACCGGCGGCCCGTACGGCACCGGCCACCGCGTGGCGCTGGCGCACACCCGCCGCATGGTCGACGCGGCCTTGCGCGGAGCCCTCGACGCTACCGACACGACGCCCCATCCGTTCTTTGGCGTCGGCATTCCGCACAGCGTAGACGGCGTGCCCAGCGACATCCTCAACCCGCGCAATACGTGGGAGGACCCCGCGGCCTACGACGATCAGGCCCGCACCCTCGCGGAAATGTTCGTCAACAACTTTGCGCAGTACGAGGATTACGTCTCGGAGGCCGTGCGCGACGCGGCGCCCACGGTGCAAGCATCGGCCGTCGACGCGTAA
- the der gene encoding ribosome biogenesis GTPase Der, with protein sequence MLVAIVGRPNVGKSTLFNRLTGQRQSIVEDTPGVTRDRVYGEIEWNGRVIPLVDTGGYVPHSSERFEAAIREQVEIALDDADVILLVGDAETGVTDIEQEMADRLRATDTPVLMVANKADNQERRWAASEFYELGLGEVYPVSATNGIGTGEVLDALVEALPAPPEETPHDRTRIALIGTPNVGKSSLVNALLGFDRSIVTEVSGTTREAVHSVVQYGDREIELVDTAGLRKRAKIKENVEFYAALRTERAIRTGDVSVLIIDATVGLRNQDIRVLKQAEQHKNGLVLAVNKWDLVEKDTKTAQRYTDYFHQILQTMTYVPIVFVSAVTKQRVYKMMDTALDVADERAKRIPTSDLNDVLQAAVEENHPPTYRNAYVQIKYMTQVRTNPPVFAFFCNHPKGIRDSYKRYLERKIREAFGFQGVPITLAFKQK encoded by the coding sequence ATGCTCGTTGCTATCGTCGGACGCCCCAACGTGGGCAAGTCGACCCTCTTCAACCGGCTCACCGGCCAGCGGCAATCCATTGTGGAGGACACCCCAGGCGTAACGCGCGACCGGGTGTACGGAGAAATTGAATGGAACGGCCGCGTCATCCCGCTGGTGGATACCGGCGGCTACGTCCCCCACTCGTCCGAGCGCTTCGAGGCCGCCATCCGCGAGCAGGTGGAGATTGCGCTCGACGACGCCGACGTGATTTTGCTGGTAGGCGATGCGGAGACCGGCGTCACGGATATCGAGCAGGAGATGGCCGATCGCCTCCGCGCCACCGACACGCCGGTGCTAATGGTTGCCAACAAAGCCGACAATCAGGAGCGGCGGTGGGCGGCCAGTGAGTTTTACGAGCTGGGGCTCGGCGAGGTGTATCCGGTGAGCGCGACCAACGGCATTGGCACGGGCGAGGTGCTCGACGCCCTGGTGGAGGCGTTGCCCGCGCCCCCCGAGGAGACGCCGCACGACCGCACGCGCATCGCCCTGATTGGCACGCCCAACGTGGGCAAGTCGTCGCTCGTCAACGCCTTGCTGGGGTTCGACCGGTCGATTGTAACGGAAGTGAGTGGCACCACCCGCGAGGCGGTGCACTCGGTGGTGCAGTACGGCGACCGCGAGATTGAGCTCGTGGACACTGCGGGCCTGCGCAAGCGCGCGAAGATCAAGGAGAACGTTGAGTTTTACGCGGCCCTGCGCACCGAGCGGGCCATCCGCACCGGCGACGTGAGCGTCCTCATCATCGATGCCACCGTGGGCCTGCGCAACCAAGACATCCGTGTGCTGAAGCAGGCCGAGCAGCACAAAAACGGGTTGGTGCTGGCGGTGAACAAGTGGGATTTGGTGGAGAAGGACACCAAGACAGCCCAGCGCTACACCGACTACTTCCACCAGATTTTGCAGACGATGACGTACGTGCCCATTGTGTTTGTGTCGGCCGTCACCAAGCAGCGCGTCTACAAGATGATGGACACCGCGTTAGACGTGGCCGACGAGCGGGCCAAGCGCATTCCGACCAGCGACCTGAACGATGTGCTGCAAGCAGCCGTCGAGGAAAATCACCCGCCCACCTACCGCAATGCCTACGTCCAAATCAAGTACATGACGCAGGTGCGCACCAACCCGCCCGTCTTTGCCTTTTTCTGCAATCATCCCAAAGGCATTCGCGACAGCTACAAGCGCTACCTGGAGCGGAAGATACGAGAAGCGTTTGGCTTTCAGGGCGTACCGATTACGCTGGCCTTTAAGCAGAAGTAG
- a CDS encoding UbiA prenyltransferase family protein yields the protein MAVTRPSTFSPAQATGASRVLQWAAHDPLLMGLVAVALLLGTSAWLGVAPSGPLLVMGGAGTTLVYLADRVLGFAAEDVYNRPRRVRWVTRHRRYLWLETAVASALVGGTVALVRPETLVAAGGVAVAGVVHVVPLVPRAGRLKARWSAGKTGLVVFTWAAAAVVLPVVEATGTLSVDALALGAYRVAFLLPNVIVADWLDRAGDASAGLRPWAAQWTPRRVMYSSGGSVMVGLALLAVLRPPLPVVVAEGGVLLLMGAMARRACQRRGGPYAMLWLDVLVAGPALGYLLLQL from the coding sequence ATGGCCGTTACGCGCCCATCCACGTTTTCGCCCGCCCAGGCCACCGGCGCGTCTCGCGTGCTTCAGTGGGCAGCGCACGATCCGCTGCTTATGGGGTTGGTGGCGGTGGCGCTTCTGCTGGGCACCTCGGCCTGGCTGGGCGTGGCGCCGTCGGGTCCGCTGCTGGTGATGGGCGGCGCGGGCACGACGCTCGTGTATCTCGCGGACCGCGTGTTGGGGTTTGCGGCCGAGGATGTGTACAACCGCCCGCGGCGCGTGCGCTGGGTGACGCGGCATCGGCGCTACCTGTGGCTGGAAACGGCCGTGGCGTCGGCGCTTGTGGGCGGTACGGTGGCGCTGGTGCGCCCCGAGACGCTCGTGGCGGCGGGCGGTGTCGCGGTCGCGGGCGTGGTGCACGTGGTGCCGCTCGTTCCGCGGGCCGGTCGCCTCAAGGCGCGGTGGAGCGCGGGCAAGACGGGCCTCGTCGTATTCACCTGGGCGGCTGCGGCGGTGGTGCTGCCTGTGGTGGAGGCTACGGGGACGCTGTCGGTCGATGCGCTTGCGCTTGGGGCCTATCGCGTCGCCTTCCTGCTGCCCAACGTCATCGTGGCCGATTGGCTCGATCGGGCGGGCGATGCTTCGGCGGGGCTCCGCCCGTGGGCCGCGCAGTGGACGCCGCGGCGCGTGATGTACAGCAGCGGGGGAAGTGTGATGGTGGGCCTCGCGCTCCTCGCGGTGCTCCGGCCGCCCCTCCCGGTCGTTGTCGCCGAAGGGGGTGTGCTGCTCCTCATGGGCGCGATGGCCCGTCGCGCGTGCCAACGGCGCGGCGGACCCTATGCTATGCTGTGGTTGGACGTGCTGGTTGCGGGGCCGGCCCTGGGCTATCTGCTGCTGCAGCTATGA
- a CDS encoding DUF4270 family protein, producing the protein MATSVLRRSVARALWTVVACATLLLAANACDSSSTIGLGVGPDSLRGGDPVELTVPVRNMQDTTLQPAVTSGLTLPIGTSINRVVAGRVDDPVIGITTAQGYVDFSAPRVYPPGYASDVTEIQSVTLELEPNYVYGDTTQPVELTVFDTAAEWSADSLRADTTLGRLGEITTLTYNPSDTLVTVDFPQSWIDANEPVLTDTSDSFANRFNGIALTHASGNAVVGFQRATAVLRVRTQVDTLAFTGRKVFSGVSYAEDGTLPQGRALLQQTTGQAAVFSLPKDEAPLDTLGQAPVNRARIVLPVDTLTFDRNTPMGFVRPAPNAFVLVARLAEGAPLCTELGLSFFDANSCAIPLVRLDEGLVAGTIQATGGLPTATLENLFERIAQDGPLFTRYRVQVASSQVAPNVLLLTTPQSTNAPVPRAELVVTPL; encoded by the coding sequence ATGGCTACTTCTGTGCTCCGCCGCTCGGTTGCGCGAGCCCTTTGGACTGTCGTCGCGTGCGCTACGTTACTGCTCGCCGCTAATGCATGCGACTCCTCGTCAACGATTGGCCTGGGCGTGGGGCCCGATTCTTTGCGCGGCGGCGACCCGGTGGAGCTCACGGTGCCGGTGCGCAACATGCAAGACACCACCTTGCAGCCGGCTGTAACGAGCGGGCTTACGCTCCCAATTGGCACCTCTATCAACAGGGTGGTGGCCGGGCGCGTGGACGACCCGGTGATAGGCATTACGACGGCCCAGGGATATGTGGACTTCAGTGCGCCGCGGGTGTATCCGCCGGGCTATGCCAGCGATGTCACCGAGATCCAAAGCGTGACACTGGAGCTGGAGCCGAACTACGTGTACGGCGACACCACGCAGCCGGTGGAGCTGACGGTGTTTGATACTGCGGCGGAGTGGTCGGCCGACAGCCTGCGTGCCGACACGACGCTTGGGCGCCTTGGAGAAATCACGACGCTCACCTACAACCCGTCGGACACGCTCGTCACCGTCGACTTCCCGCAGTCGTGGATTGACGCCAACGAGCCGGTGCTTACCGATACGTCCGATAGTTTTGCAAACCGCTTCAACGGCATTGCGCTTACGCACGCTTCTGGAAATGCGGTGGTTGGATTCCAGCGGGCGACGGCTGTGCTGCGCGTACGCACACAGGTCGACACGCTGGCGTTTACAGGGCGGAAGGTGTTTTCAGGCGTTTCCTACGCCGAAGACGGTACGTTGCCCCAAGGGCGCGCACTGCTGCAGCAAACGACCGGGCAAGCGGCGGTTTTTTCGTTGCCCAAGGATGAAGCGCCGCTCGATACGTTAGGCCAGGCCCCCGTGAACCGGGCGCGCATCGTGCTGCCGGTTGACACGTTAACCTTTGATCGAAACACGCCGATGGGCTTTGTGCGGCCCGCCCCGAACGCGTTTGTGCTCGTCGCGCGCTTGGCCGAGGGGGCGCCGCTGTGCACCGAGCTGGGGCTCTCCTTTTTCGACGCCAACAGCTGCGCCATTCCGCTTGTACGCCTCGACGAAGGGCTCGTGGCCGGAACGATTCAGGCCACGGGGGGGCTGCCCACCGCGACCCTCGAAAACCTCTTCGAGCGTATCGCGCAGGATGGGCCCCTCTTTACGCGGTACCGCGTGCAGGTGGCGTCTAGCCAGGTGGCGCCCAACGTGCTGCTGCTTACAACCCCCCAGTCCACCAATGCTCCGGTACCACGGGCTGAGCTGGTGGTGACGCCGCTGTAG
- a CDS encoding polyhydroxyalkanoic acid system family protein encodes MADIELTQSHALTKAQARTAVEKVAQKLSDRLGVSHHWATDTLHFEGSGAEGQIRVAAQEVTVQVDLGFMLKPMQSMVRQEAERYLKKYLMAA; translated from the coding sequence ATGGCCGATATCGAACTCACGCAGTCGCACGCACTCACCAAGGCGCAAGCCCGCACCGCCGTCGAAAAAGTGGCCCAGAAATTGTCGGATCGGCTGGGCGTTAGCCACCACTGGGCGACCGACACGCTTCACTTTGAGGGAAGCGGGGCGGAAGGCCAGATTCGTGTGGCGGCGCAAGAGGTAACGGTGCAGGTGGATCTCGGCTTTATGCTGAAGCCCATGCAAAGCATGGTGCGCCAGGAGGCCGAGCGCTACCTCAAAAAGTATCTTATGGCCGCATAG
- a CDS encoding glycogen/starch synthase — translation MAQSRRLLFAVSAITPFAPDAPHADWIRMLAEGLQARDGYDVRVMMPRYGMITERAYRIHEVIRLSGTDVHMPDGVETLTVKVASIEDTSLQVYFMDHEAYFGRTAHAVDDDGAPFDDNPQRALFFARAAAATLEKLRWKPDMLHSAGWAAALLPAVLQEDYADSDVLADTLTCFTPDRFAHQSETTADALALPGLETNDPATLAQLGRLHATATIYDHASDAPDDEGATVLPADAPDDALHALYDQMLSEVPA, via the coding sequence ATGGCCCAATCCCGTCGTCTGCTGTTTGCCGTCAGTGCGATCACGCCGTTTGCCCCCGACGCCCCGCATGCCGATTGGATACGGATGTTGGCGGAAGGGCTGCAGGCGCGTGACGGCTACGATGTGCGGGTGATGATGCCGCGCTATGGTATGATCACAGAGCGCGCCTACCGTATTCATGAGGTCATTCGGCTGTCGGGCACAGACGTTCATATGCCCGATGGCGTGGAAACGCTTACCGTGAAAGTAGCATCGATTGAAGATACGTCGCTGCAGGTCTACTTCATGGATCACGAGGCGTACTTTGGACGCACTGCGCACGCGGTCGACGATGACGGTGCGCCGTTTGACGACAACCCGCAGCGCGCGCTCTTCTTTGCACGGGCAGCGGCCGCAACCCTCGAAAAGCTCCGCTGGAAGCCCGATATGCTCCACAGCGCCGGATGGGCCGCTGCCCTTCTGCCCGCTGTGCTGCAGGAAGACTATGCCGACAGCGACGTCCTCGCTGACACGCTGACGTGCTTTACGCCCGACCGGTTTGCACACCAGAGCGAGACCACCGCTGACGCGTTGGCATTGCCTGGCCTCGAAACAAACGACCCGGCGACGCTCGCGCAGCTCGGCAGGTTACATGCCACTGCAACCATCTACGACCATGCATCCGACGCGCCGGATGATGAAGGCGCTACGGTGCTTCCGGCCGATGCCCCCGACGACGCGCTCCATGCACTGTACGATCAAATGCTAAGTGAAGTCCCCGCATAG